CGAGGACAACGAGCTGACCCTCGCCCTCAAGAGCCTCGGGGCGCTCATGACCAGCCCTCACGAGTGCCGGGTGGTCACCGAACTGATGCCCAAGTGGAGCCACCTGTGGAACCAGCGGCTGCGGTGGCAGCGCGGTGCGCTGGAGAACCTGGGCGCCTACGGGTTCAAGCCCTCCCTGGTGCGCTACTGGGCGCAACAGCTCGGCATCGGCTACAGCGTCATCGCCCTCAGCTCCTTCTGGCTGCTCATCGCCGTCACGGTGTTGGCGACCCCCGACTGGGTCTGGTACCCGTTCTGGCTCAGCATCGGTGCGATCTTCGTGGTCGACCGGGTCGTCAGCGCGTGGCAAGGGGGTTGGCGGGCACGCATCCTGGCCGTGCTGCTGTTCCCGGAGCTGGTGTATGACCTCTTCCTCGACGTCGTCTACGTCAAGGGCGTGCTCGACATCACCTTCGCCCGCCAGGCGACGTGGGGGCACGTCCCCCACACAGCCGATCTCGTCCGGGTCGGCGATCCGGTACCGGAGGCGGCAGCATGAACGTCGTCTCTGCGCTCGTCCTCGCCACGGTGCTGCCCGAGTCGATCCTCGGAGCCCACTGGTTCGCCGTGCTGTCCACCTTCGTGGCGATCAACACGATCCTCTACGTGTCGATGTCGATCTTCAAGATCCTGCCGAAGCCCTACCTCAGCGATGTCGTGCGGCCCCACGGTCGGCGCGCCGAGACCCGATCGATCTACCCGAACGGCCACAGCGCACCCGACGAGGGCTAGAGCGTTCAGGGCGTTGCTCGCCGCCGGCTCGGATCCCCCGGTCAGCCCTGCGCGCGGAGCGCGCCGATCAGGTCCGCCTTGCGCATGCCGGAGCGTCCGGGAACGCCAGCCTCCTCGGCCATCGTGGTGAGCTGGCCGACGTTCAGTGCCTCGAGCCCGTCATCGGGCGGGTGTAGCTCGGCGAGCGCGCCCGCGCGGAGCTCATCGCCCATCGCCTGCCACGTGTGCCAGTAGCGGCCGAGCCTGTCCACGAACGCATCGGGTTTCTCGGCATAGAGCCGGGCCCCGAGGCTCTGCGCGGCCTTCTCGAGCGCGACCCGCCGACCGCGCACCACGACGAGGGCGCCGTCGACCTGCTCGCCACCACCGAACTCGTCGGGGCTGTCGGTCAGCTGCTGCTCCAGGACCGCCAGGTCGTGGGCATCACCGAGGGCGTCGGACAGGTCTTTGAACCGCTTGCCCAGCGGATTCAGCACCGAGGGGGCGGCGTCATCGAGCAGCCGCACGTGGTACCAGGTGTACTTCGCCCGCTTGCGCCACTCGTGGAAGTGCTCCGGAGATGGTGCGTCGACCACGGGGCCGAGGGCCTTGCGGCCGCGCGCGTAGGTCTTGTGCAGTCCGGGACCGATGGCGTCCCATCCGTCGTCGTTCAGCGACCAGTCGTCGACTGCCTCGCGCCCTTGCTCGAGCAGCCGACGGGCACGACGAACAGCGCCATCGTCGTCTTCCACCTTGGCGGTGGCCGCGACAGCACGATGACGCAGTCCGGCACGCACGCCGGGGAGTCCTCCGTCGGGCAGCTGGTCGATGCTCGCCGCGACGACGTCGTCGAAGGTGCCGAGCAGTGACTCGGCATCTCGGATGCTGCTCAGCTCCCGAGCCGCGTCGCGAAAGATCTCGTTCGCGTCCCGGTACTGGCCCCCGAGCGACGGGCGCACCAGTCGCACGAGGGCGCGAAGCTTCTTGCAGCGCTTCCGGCAGTCGTGGACCGCCTCCACGGGCCCTGTCCGACCTGGCATCGCGAGGTCCGCGAGCGCCTTTCGGACCTGGTCCTCGGCGACGTGTCGCACCGACGCTTCGACGGTCTTCGTTCGTTTGATGGAGTACGCCATGGCGCCATTCTGAGCTGTGGGACGAATCTGCTTCGCTGTCTACCCAGAGTCCACCCTCGACACGCTCTGACGTGGTGCGAAGCTACACCGGATGCGAACGACCACAGGCAGCTGCGGAGAGATCACCGACGCGAGACGCTCCCCCTCCCGACCATCGCCCAAAGACGCAGCTGACCAGGGCGCTTACCCTGGTCAGGTGGTGTCGGACGTCGGGCAGGCCCGAGCCAGACCGTGTCGGACGTAGGAGTACCCGCCCGGCGTCCCGCTCAAGAGCGCGCCACGGCCCGCTCGTCGCTCCGGCCCCTCCCCTTGTCATCACTTGTCATCAGGGCGCCGACGCCGAGCAGTCGGGCGGGCCGCGCAACTCCCCTGTCCGACGATGCGGCGAGCGCTCAGGGTTCGTGGTCCTCGGTCGAGGCGACTCGCAGGGCTTCGAGCTCGGGCAGTGCCTCGTGGTCCTTCTCCCGATCGGCGAAGCGCTTCGAGTCGATGATGTCGCCGAGCCCGGCGAGGCGGATCTCGACCTCGTTGACGGAGATGGCGACAGATCGACCAGCGAGCTCTCCATACGATCGCCGTCCACCGTCGAGGTCACGGAGCGAGCGGAGGACGTCGAGGTCTCCGGCTGTCGTTCGCCAGGTCGAGACCTCCAACCCTCGCAAGGTCGGGGCATCGACTTGGACCGGTAGCGCCCGGGCCTCGTCGTCGCTCAGGCCTCCCACGCGGAGGAACGCCCCCAGCTCGGTGAGGGCGGCGCCGAGGCGTCGCAGGTTCTCGTCATCGTCATCGGGCAGGACGTCCACGTCCTCGGTCAGGCGTTCGGAGCCGTGGAATCGAGCGGCTACTCCACCGACGAGCAGGTACTGGACGTGGTGACGATCGAACACCTCGACTACACGGTCGATGTCGAGCGGCGGGTGATCGCCCACCAGATCAAGCCGAGCGCTCGGCGGTCTCCCGCTCCCGCCTCAGCTCTTCGAGGAACTCGAGGACCGCCTCGGCACTGTCCAGCCGCCGACCGTCGTTGGTGATCGACACGTCGTCGTCGGTCGCGGGGCCGCCGCCAGCGACGAACGCTGTCGCCTCACCCGGGCCGTAGACACGCTTCACCGGAGCCATGGGTTCAAGGCTACCTGCCTGCGGTCGACGGTCGATCTCGGCCTTGCAGATCCTCCTGTGACGCGCCCTACGGGTCGAGAGCTCCTCGGCCGAGGGCGAATGTCTTCGGGTCGAACTTGTGCCAGGTGATCGGCGTCGAGGTGGCTGGAGTCCGTGTCCCGCGTGGCAGTGCGAGGTCGATCGTTGCCGGGATCTCGTCGGTCAGCCCGTGACGAGCCAGCGCGCTGGTGAGGCACATCGTCGCTCGTTCGGAACGGAACGCGACCTCGATGAGGTCCGGATCAGCCCTTGAATGACAACGGTTTCCGTCGTCGCTACCAGCGCCGTTCCCCATGGCGACCGTGGTCGAGATCGGCGTGACGTCGGGAGCGGGAGTCGTCCGCGTCGCGGCGCTCCCCGCCCTCGCTGTGCTCGAAGGGCTCCACACGGCGAAGCGAAAGCCCTCACCACCCGATCCCGGTGATGCCCAACCCGCTCCTTGCGCTGGGGGCAAGGTCAGTGAACGACCTGGAGGCGAACAAGATCTGTCGCCAGTGACATCATCAGCCTTTTCTGATATTCATGGTGCATGGCATCAACGACCACCGAAGGGCTCGTCGAGATCTCCGTGGCGGCCCGGATGTTCCACGGGCTGAGCGATCCGACCCGTCTGTCGATCCTGTTGGCGCTGCTCGACGGTGAACGGCGGGTGAGCGACCTGGTCGAGATCGTGGGCTCGTCACAGTCGAACGT
This sequence is a window from Acidimicrobiales bacterium. Protein-coding genes within it:
- a CDS encoding CHAD domain-containing protein, with the translated sequence MAYSIKRTKTVEASVRHVAEDQVRKALADLAMPGRTGPVEAVHDCRKRCKKLRALVRLVRPSLGGQYRDANEIFRDAARELSSIRDAESLLGTFDDVVAASIDQLPDGGLPGVRAGLRHRAVAATAKVEDDDGAVRRARRLLEQGREAVDDWSLNDDGWDAIGPGLHKTYARGRKALGPVVDAPSPEHFHEWRKRAKYTWYHVRLLDDAAPSVLNPLGKRFKDLSDALGDAHDLAVLEQQLTDSPDEFGGGEQVDGALVVVRGRRVALEKAAQSLGARLYAEKPDAFVDRLGRYWHTWQAMGDELRAGALAELHPPDDGLEALNVGQLTTMAEEAGVPGRSGMRKADLIGALRAQG